One genomic region from Pseudomonas hormoni encodes:
- a CDS encoding MFS transporter, which produces MSLNVLEAGASPSVSHDEEKALVSKVAWRLMPLIMVCYLFAFFDRINISFAKFQLQTDLSLSDTAYGLGAGLFVVGYVIFEVPSNMMLYKVGARRWIARIMMSWGLATAAMVFVNSEWQFYALRFVIGAMEAGFAPGVLYYLTLWFPQHYRGRITSMLFLSSAFAGLVGAPFSGLVLQHLDGFMDMRGWHWLFLLGGVPCIGLGLLVLTLLKDRIEDAHWLTPSEKTLLASRIAHHEPHKSGGSLLAALRIPGFLTLGLIYFLIQVASYGLNFWAPQLIRSAGTESPVMIGLLTAIPYICGAISMVVIGRLSDSTGERRKFVAGLVAVGALGFFCAGIFANHTTFLIVALGLLGAGIIASIPSFWTLPPKLLAGAGAGAAGGIAVINTLGQFGGIVSPVMVGRIKDLTGSTTPALYVIAVCALIAVALLLWGLPQKLRTLDKF; this is translated from the coding sequence ATGAGCCTCAATGTACTGGAGGCGGGCGCGAGCCCGTCCGTTAGCCACGACGAAGAAAAAGCCCTGGTCAGCAAAGTCGCCTGGCGCCTGATGCCGCTGATCATGGTCTGCTACCTGTTTGCGTTTTTCGACCGTATCAACATCAGCTTCGCCAAGTTCCAGTTGCAGACCGACCTGAGCCTGAGCGACACCGCCTACGGCCTCGGCGCCGGGCTGTTCGTGGTCGGTTACGTGATCTTCGAAGTGCCGAGCAACATGATGCTGTACAAGGTCGGCGCCCGGCGCTGGATCGCACGGATCATGATGTCCTGGGGCCTCGCGACGGCGGCGATGGTCTTCGTCAACAGCGAATGGCAGTTCTACGCGCTGCGCTTCGTGATCGGCGCGATGGAGGCCGGTTTCGCACCGGGCGTGCTGTATTACCTGACGCTGTGGTTCCCGCAGCACTATCGCGGGCGCATCACCTCGATGCTGTTCCTGTCGTCGGCGTTTGCCGGTCTGGTCGGCGCACCGTTCTCCGGGCTGGTGCTGCAACACCTCGACGGCTTCATGGACATGCGTGGCTGGCACTGGCTGTTCCTGCTCGGCGGCGTGCCGTGCATCGGCCTCGGGTTGCTGGTGCTGACGCTGCTCAAGGACCGCATCGAAGACGCCCACTGGCTGACGCCGTCGGAGAAAACCCTGCTGGCCAGCCGCATCGCACACCATGAACCGCACAAGAGCGGCGGCTCGTTGCTCGCGGCGCTGCGGATTCCAGGTTTCCTGACCTTGGGCCTGATCTACTTCCTGATTCAGGTGGCGTCCTACGGCCTGAATTTCTGGGCCCCGCAACTGATCCGCAGCGCCGGCACCGAGAGCCCGGTGATGATCGGTTTGCTAACGGCGATTCCGTACATCTGCGGGGCGATCAGCATGGTGGTGATCGGGCGGTTGTCGGACTCGACCGGTGAGCGTCGCAAGTTTGTTGCCGGTCTGGTGGCGGTGGGCGCGCTGGGCTTCTTCTGCGCAGGGATCTTCGCCAACCACACGACCTTCCTGATTGTTGCGCTGGGCCTGCTCGGCGCCGGGATCATCGCCTCCATTCCGAGCTTCTGGACCCTGCCGCCGAAACTGCTGGCCGGTGCCGGCGCGGGTGCCGCGGGCGGGATCGCGGTGATCAACACCCTTGGCCAATTCGGCGGCATCGTCAGCCCGGTGATGGTCGGCCGGATCAAGGACCTGACCGGTAGCACCACACCGGCGCTATATGTCATCGCGGTCTGCGCGCTGATCGCGGTTGCGCTGTTGTTGTGGGGGTTGCCGCAGAAACTGCGCACGCTCGACAAGTTTTAA
- a CDS encoding type II toxin-antitoxin system RelE/ParE family toxin, translated as MRVEWLRTASKNLDDEAAYIAMENPKAAADFVQAILASVDHLAHFPATGREGRLPGTREWVLPDRPYLIPYRVRQGRLQVLRVFHTRRLPPTNW; from the coding sequence ATGCGCGTTGAGTGGTTGCGTACTGCATCAAAGAACCTCGATGACGAAGCTGCATACATAGCGATGGAAAATCCAAAAGCTGCAGCAGATTTCGTTCAAGCCATTCTCGCCAGCGTCGATCACCTTGCTCACTTTCCAGCAACAGGTCGTGAGGGTCGTTTGCCTGGCACTCGTGAATGGGTACTGCCCGACCGACCGTATCTGATTCCCTATCGAGTGCGCCAAGGTCGCCTACAAGTGCTTCGGGTCTTTCATACACGACGCCTTCCGCCCACTAATTGGTAG
- a CDS encoding aminotransferase class I/II-fold pyridoxal phosphate-dependent enzyme, whose translation MDQKAHAANTFTNYRKLISLADHDWETAETGKIAGLNVEVKNPNQMVDQFGRSFHHFCTTSYLGLDHHPALLDGAVSALREIGTLRIANSKNRCKLAVLEQYESELSELFGAYCLSTLSCSAASAGILPMLASGVFTQNQPPLMAFDRLAHYSMNYLKSACADETRVVTCPHNDMDFLEDLCKQHPKVAYIADGAYSMGGIADMNSLLYLKERYGLFLYLDDSHALSAVGTFGAGLVRPRIQAFDDDCLIVASLAKSFGASGGLVMLGSERQKKLIQRYGGPSNWSQSLNSAAIGAGRASIQLHHTLEFGALQEKLQANIQLFDSLIQTGQRGSNMAIRLIRCGEAALANSVAIELANLGYFTSAVFFPVVAQGRAALRITLRADMEPLLIQQFCELVSELLHARNIGD comes from the coding sequence ATGGACCAGAAAGCGCACGCGGCAAACACCTTCACCAACTATCGAAAACTCATCTCGCTAGCCGATCACGACTGGGAGACGGCTGAAACCGGGAAGATTGCAGGGCTTAATGTTGAGGTCAAAAACCCAAACCAGATGGTTGATCAGTTTGGGCGTTCGTTTCACCACTTCTGTACCACGTCCTATTTAGGACTGGATCATCATCCCGCCCTGCTCGATGGCGCCGTAAGTGCCTTGCGGGAAATTGGCACGCTGCGCATTGCCAATTCAAAGAATCGCTGCAAGCTGGCCGTTTTAGAGCAGTACGAAAGTGAACTATCGGAGTTGTTCGGCGCTTACTGTCTGAGCACCCTGTCGTGCAGCGCCGCGAGTGCAGGCATTCTGCCGATGCTCGCCAGCGGCGTATTTACGCAAAACCAGCCTCCGCTAATGGCTTTCGACCGGCTGGCCCATTATTCGATGAACTACTTGAAATCAGCATGCGCGGACGAGACTCGAGTGGTGACGTGTCCGCACAACGACATGGATTTCCTCGAGGACCTGTGTAAACAGCACCCCAAGGTCGCGTATATCGCCGACGGCGCGTACAGCATGGGTGGAATCGCCGACATGAACAGTCTTCTGTATCTGAAAGAGCGCTATGGGCTGTTTCTTTATCTCGATGATTCCCACGCACTGTCCGCTGTCGGAACATTCGGTGCCGGCCTCGTACGCCCAAGAATTCAGGCGTTTGATGATGATTGCCTGATCGTCGCGTCCCTGGCCAAATCGTTCGGCGCCAGTGGCGGGCTGGTGATGCTCGGCAGCGAGCGGCAGAAAAAACTGATTCAACGTTATGGCGGCCCCAGTAACTGGTCGCAAAGCCTGAACAGCGCAGCTATTGGTGCCGGAAGAGCGTCCATCCAGTTGCATCACACGTTGGAATTTGGCGCATTGCAGGAAAAACTGCAGGCTAATATCCAGCTCTTTGACAGCCTTATTCAAACTGGACAACGCGGCAGCAACATGGCGATTCGACTGATTCGCTGCGGTGAAGCGGCGTTGGCAAACAGCGTCGCCATCGAACTGGCCAATCTTGGATACTTTACCTCTGCTGTGTTTTTCCCGGTGGTTGCACAAGGTCGGGCCGCCCTGCGAATCACTTTGCGTGCAGACATGGAGCCATTGTTGATCCAACAGTTTTGTGAGCTTGTGAGCGAACTCTTACACGCTCGGAACATCGGTGATTGA
- a CDS encoding stress protein, producing MPNSRNSNTGHTATDRTKASEAGRKGGKTTTTTVDKEPAKPDMGRKGDQKSK from the coding sequence ATGCCTAACTCAAGAAACTCGAACACGGGACATACTGCTACCGATCGAACGAAGGCATCTGAAGCCGGTCGCAAAGGTGGGAAAACTACCACCACGACTGTCGATAAAGAGCCTGCGAAACCCGATATGGGCCGCAAAGGCGATCAGAAATCCAAGTAG
- the fos gene encoding fosfomycin resistance glutathione transferase translates to MLTGLNHLTLAVTDLNRSVAFYHDLLQLQLEASWDSGAYLSLPGLWLCLSLDPLRNAESAADYTHYAFSISAPDFPPFVERLRAANVREWRDNRSEGASFYFLDPDGHKLEAHVGDLASRLAACRQRPYAGMKFFDDQSVDFRGPDIDLRPFTK, encoded by the coding sequence ATGCTAACCGGCCTCAATCACCTGACCCTCGCCGTCACCGACCTGAACCGCAGCGTTGCGTTCTATCACGACCTCCTGCAGCTTCAGCTCGAAGCCTCGTGGGACAGCGGCGCCTACCTCTCGCTGCCCGGGCTGTGGCTATGCCTTTCCCTCGATCCCCTGCGCAACGCCGAGTCCGCCGCCGATTACACCCATTACGCCTTCAGCATCAGCGCCCCCGACTTCCCTCCATTCGTCGAACGCCTGCGAGCCGCCAACGTCAGGGAATGGCGCGACAACCGCAGCGAAGGCGCGTCGTTCTACTTCCTCGACCCGGACGGCCACAAGCTCGAAGCCCATGTCGGCGATCTGGCGTCGCGGCTGGCGGCCTGTCGGCAGCGGCCTTATGCGGGAATGAAGTTCTTCGACGATCAGTCAGTCGATTTCCGGGGACCTGATATAGACTTGCGCCCATTCACCAAATAG
- the yiaY gene encoding L-threonine dehydrogenase gives MSSTFFIPSVNIMGIGCLDEAMDAIGKYGFRKALIVTDMGLAKAGVASMIAEKLAMQDIDSVIFDGARPNPSIANVESGLGLLKESRCDFVVSLGGGSPHDCAKGIALCATNGGQIRDYEGVDQSEKPQLPLIAINTTAGTASEMTRFCIITDESRHVKMAIVDRNVTPLLSVNDPALMVAMPKSLTAATGMDALTHAIEAYVSTAANPITDACALKAITLISQNLRLAVRDGSDMAARENMAYAQFLAGMAFNNASLGYVHAMAHQLGGFYDLPHGVCNAVLLPHVQSFNAMVCADRLTDVARAMGADIRGFSPEEGARAAIAAIRGLAKDVEIPAGLRELGVRLNDIPTLATNALKDACGVTNPRAADQRQIEEIFRNAF, from the coding sequence ATGAGCAGCACATTTTTCATCCCCTCGGTAAACATCATGGGCATCGGTTGCCTCGACGAAGCCATGGACGCCATTGGCAAGTACGGTTTTCGCAAGGCACTGATCGTCACCGACATGGGGCTGGCCAAGGCCGGCGTAGCGAGCATGATTGCCGAGAAACTGGCAATGCAGGATATCGACTCGGTGATCTTCGATGGTGCCAGGCCTAACCCGAGCATCGCCAACGTCGAGAGCGGCCTGGGGCTGCTCAAGGAAAGTCGCTGTGATTTCGTGGTGTCGCTGGGCGGTGGTTCGCCCCACGACTGTGCCAAAGGCATCGCATTGTGCGCGACCAACGGCGGGCAGATTCGCGATTACGAAGGCGTCGATCAATCCGAAAAGCCGCAATTGCCGCTGATCGCCATCAACACCACCGCCGGCACAGCCAGCGAGATGACGCGTTTCTGCATCATCACCGACGAATCGCGCCACGTGAAAATGGCCATCGTCGACCGCAACGTCACGCCGCTGCTGTCGGTCAACGACCCGGCGCTGATGGTCGCCATGCCCAAAAGCCTGACGGCGGCCACTGGCATGGACGCGCTGACCCACGCCATCGAAGCCTACGTGTCCACCGCCGCCAACCCGATCACCGATGCCTGCGCACTCAAGGCCATCACCTTGATTAGCCAAAACCTGCGCCTGGCCGTGCGCGACGGCAGCGACATGGCTGCACGGGAGAACATGGCGTACGCGCAATTCCTCGCGGGCATGGCGTTCAACAATGCGTCCCTGGGCTATGTCCACGCCATGGCTCACCAGTTGGGCGGTTTCTATGACCTGCCCCATGGCGTGTGCAACGCCGTGCTGCTGCCGCATGTGCAAAGCTTTAACGCGATGGTCTGCGCCGATCGTCTCACCGATGTAGCCCGCGCGATGGGCGCTGACATCCGCGGTTTCAGCCCGGAAGAGGGCGCCCGGGCGGCCATCGCAGCGATTCGTGGCCTGGCCAAAGACGTTGAGATTCCCGCCGGTCTGCGTGAACTCGGCGTCCGGCTCAACGACATCCCGACCCTCGCCACCAACGCCTTGAAAGACGCCTGTGGCGTGACCAATCCGCGGGCGGCGGATCAACGGCAGATCGAGGAGATTTTCCGCAACGCGTTCTAA
- a CDS encoding sensor domain-containing protein, protein MATRNSAPLASYIDLLLDAVCAVDKQGRFVFVSAACERIFGFTPDELVGQPMIDLVHPADRQRTLDAAREIMGGEPKLNFENRYLRKDGGVVHILWSARWSEVDQLRIAVARDITERKQAESRQAALYAISEAAHAAEDLLALFKRIHLIIGEWLPALNFSVALYDEHCAQLNFPYHVDDNEQQPEQPGTVTGRLCAEVIRSGQPILLTPDQDNAPEGFELLVAGQHSPCWLGVPLNSQNGTIGALIVKSVAGGERYTEQDKELLQFVCAQVATAIERKQLHARLQRMAQYDQLTQLPNRELLRDRLKASLTLAKSECGRMALLYVDLDRFKEVNDTHGHAVGDMLLQAVANRLKGCVRETDTVARIGGDEFVVLLHSIQAAEDADSVAGKIRQILAQPLRLDGHSLNIQPSIGVAHFPEHGTEEKQLFRHADEAMYSAKRQNHLQYGA, encoded by the coding sequence ATGGCAACCAGAAATTCCGCGCCGTTGGCGAGTTACATCGATCTACTGCTCGACGCCGTTTGCGCGGTTGATAAACAAGGTCGCTTTGTTTTTGTCAGCGCGGCCTGCGAGCGCATTTTCGGTTTCACGCCTGATGAGCTGGTCGGCCAGCCGATGATCGATCTGGTGCATCCCGCCGATCGCCAGCGCACCCTCGACGCTGCGCGGGAGATCATGGGCGGCGAACCCAAACTCAACTTCGAAAACCGCTACCTGCGCAAGGATGGCGGCGTGGTGCACATCCTCTGGTCCGCGCGCTGGTCGGAAGTCGATCAACTGCGCATCGCCGTGGCCCGCGACATCACCGAGCGCAAGCAGGCCGAGTCCCGGCAGGCGGCGCTGTATGCGATCTCCGAAGCGGCACACGCTGCGGAAGATTTGCTGGCATTGTTCAAACGCATTCACTTGATCATCGGCGAGTGGCTGCCAGCGTTGAATTTTTCCGTCGCGCTGTATGACGAACACTGCGCGCAACTCAATTTCCCTTACCACGTCGATGACAACGAACAGCAACCCGAGCAGCCCGGAACGGTCACTGGACGGCTGTGTGCCGAGGTGATCCGCAGCGGCCAGCCGATCCTGCTGACCCCCGATCAGGACAACGCCCCGGAAGGTTTCGAGTTGCTGGTTGCCGGCCAGCATTCGCCCTGCTGGCTGGGCGTGCCGTTGAACTCGCAGAACGGCACCATCGGCGCGCTGATTGTTAAAAGCGTGGCGGGCGGCGAGCGCTATACCGAGCAAGACAAGGAACTGTTGCAGTTCGTGTGCGCCCAGGTCGCGACCGCCATCGAGCGCAAGCAGTTGCATGCCCGGCTGCAACGCATGGCCCAGTACGATCAACTGACCCAACTGCCCAATCGCGAGTTGCTCCGTGACCGGCTGAAAGCCTCGCTGACACTGGCCAAGTCGGAGTGCGGGCGCATGGCGCTGCTGTATGTCGATCTCGACCGCTTCAAGGAAGTCAACGACACCCACGGCCATGCGGTCGGCGACATGCTGCTGCAAGCAGTCGCCAATCGTCTGAAAGGCTGCGTGCGCGAAACCGACACCGTGGCGCGTATCGGCGGTGATGAGTTTGTGGTGTTGTTGCACAGCATTCAGGCTGCGGAAGATGCTGACAGCGTCGCCGGAAAAATCCGACAGATCCTGGCTCAGCCGCTGCGGCTGGATGGCCACAGCCTGAACATCCAGCCGAGCATCGGCGTTGCGCATTTTCCCGAGCATGGTACGGAAGAAAAGCAATTGTTCCGCCACGCCGACGAGGCCATGTACAGCGCCAAACGCCAGAATCACTTGCAGTACGGGGCTTGA
- a CDS encoding hydroxymethylglutaryl-CoA lyase, which yields MITDFSETLIVQEVSPRDGLQIEPTWVETVDKIALIDQLSLAGFSRIEAGSFVSPKAIPALRDGEQVFNGITRQPGVIYVALIPNLKGAQRALATRADELNLVMSASQTHNLANMRMRCEASLAAFGEIVQYVGDTQVRLNGSIATTFGCPFEGKIDEDRVLHIVEAYQELGIQGITLADTTGMANPRQVDRLVRRVLQRVSPADLTLHFHNTRGLGLCNVLAAYEAGARRFDAALGGLGGCPFAPGASGNICTEDLVNLCDEIGIHTGIDLPLLLTLSRGLPALLGHEVPGQLAKAGRNCDLHPVPS from the coding sequence ATGATCACTGATTTTTCCGAGACCCTGATCGTTCAGGAAGTCTCCCCTCGCGACGGCCTGCAGATCGAGCCGACCTGGGTCGAAACGGTCGATAAGATTGCCCTGATCGATCAGCTGTCGCTGGCCGGTTTCAGCCGCATCGAAGCCGGCTCGTTCGTGTCGCCCAAGGCCATTCCGGCGCTGCGCGATGGCGAGCAGGTGTTCAACGGCATCACCCGTCAACCGGGGGTGATTTACGTCGCATTGATCCCCAACCTCAAAGGCGCGCAACGGGCGCTGGCGACGAGGGCTGACGAGCTGAACCTGGTGATGTCCGCCAGCCAGACACACAACCTGGCCAACATGCGCATGCGTTGCGAAGCCTCATTGGCGGCGTTCGGCGAGATCGTGCAATACGTGGGGGACACCCAGGTGCGACTGAACGGCAGCATCGCCACCACGTTCGGTTGCCCGTTCGAGGGCAAGATCGATGAGGACCGCGTGCTGCACATCGTCGAGGCGTATCAGGAGCTCGGGATTCAGGGCATCACCCTGGCCGACACCACCGGCATGGCCAACCCGCGTCAGGTCGATCGGCTGGTGAGGCGGGTCCTGCAGCGGGTTTCGCCAGCGGATCTGACCCTGCATTTCCATAACACCCGCGGCCTCGGTTTGTGCAACGTGCTGGCCGCTTACGAGGCCGGTGCCCGACGCTTCGACGCAGCACTCGGCGGCCTCGGCGGTTGCCCGTTTGCACCGGGCGCCTCGGGCAACATCTGCACCGAAGACCTGGTGAACCTGTGCGATGAAATCGGCATTCACACCGGCATCGATCTGCCGCTGTTGCTGACGTTGTCGCGAGGATTACCCGCGCTGCTTGGGCACGAAGTCCCCGGCCAGTTGGCCAAGGCCGGACGCAATTGCGATTTGCACCCGGTGCCTTCCTGA
- a CDS encoding CaiB/BaiF CoA transferase family protein, whose protein sequence is MTAPLSAIKVIEIGTLIAAPFAARMLAEFGAEVIKIEAMGQGDPLRKWRKLHEGTSLWWYLQSRNKKSLALNLKSPEGIELVKQLATSADVLIENLRPGALEKLGLGWDVLHALNPNLTLVRISGYGQTGPYRDRPGFGAIGEAMGGIRYTTGTPGSPPARVGVSLGDSLASLHAVIGALMSLLRVKTGQGGGQVVDVSLAESVFNVMESLVPEYDMLGHVRERSGGALPGIAPSNTYLTADGAYVVIAGNSDPIYKRLMEVVGRRDLAEAPEFAHNDGRALKSNVLDAAITHWTSSLPIDEVLSALEAAEVPAGRIYSVADIVADPHYQARDMLLSADLPGGTKVKMPGIVPKLSETPGGVNWSGPSLGQHTDGILAGLGLTASDIERLKTEGVVQ, encoded by the coding sequence ATGACTGCCCCCCTGAGTGCAATCAAGGTGATCGAAATCGGCACGCTGATCGCTGCGCCATTCGCCGCGCGCATGCTCGCCGAGTTCGGCGCCGAGGTGATCAAGATCGAAGCCATGGGCCAGGGCGATCCCCTGCGCAAATGGCGCAAGCTGCACGAGGGCACCTCGCTGTGGTGGTACCTGCAATCGCGCAACAAGAAGTCTCTGGCGCTGAACCTGAAATCCCCCGAAGGCATCGAACTGGTCAAGCAACTGGCGACCAGCGCCGACGTGCTGATCGAAAACCTGCGGCCCGGTGCCCTGGAAAAACTCGGTTTGGGCTGGGACGTGTTGCACGCCTTGAATCCCAACCTGACCCTGGTGCGCATTTCCGGCTACGGCCAGACCGGTCCGTACCGCGACCGTCCAGGATTCGGCGCCATCGGCGAGGCCATGGGCGGCATTCGCTACACCACCGGCACCCCCGGTTCGCCACCGGCGCGGGTCGGTGTCAGCCTCGGCGATTCACTGGCGTCCTTGCACGCGGTGATCGGCGCCTTGATGTCGCTGCTGCGGGTCAAGACCGGGCAGGGTGGCGGGCAAGTGGTCGACGTGTCGCTGGCCGAAAGCGTGTTCAACGTCATGGAAAGCCTGGTGCCGGAATACGACATGCTCGGTCATGTGCGTGAACGCAGCGGCGGGGCATTGCCCGGCATCGCGCCGTCCAATACCTACCTCACAGCCGATGGCGCCTACGTGGTCATCGCCGGCAACAGCGACCCGATCTACAAGCGTTTGATGGAAGTCGTCGGCCGTCGCGATCTGGCCGAAGCGCCGGAGTTTGCTCACAACGACGGTCGTGCATTGAAAAGTAATGTGCTCGACGCGGCCATCACTCACTGGACCAGCAGCCTGCCAATCGACGAAGTCCTGTCGGCACTGGAAGCCGCTGAAGTCCCGGCCGGACGCATCTATTCCGTGGCCGACATCGTCGCCGATCCGCACTATCAGGCGCGGGACATGCTGCTCAGCGCCGACCTGCCCGGCGGCACGAAAGTGAAGATGCCGGGCATCGTCCCCAAACTCTCCGAAACTCCCGGTGGCGTGAATTGGTCGGGGCCGAGTCTGGGCCAGCACACCGACGGGATTCTCGCGGGCCTGGGCCTGACGGCGTCGGATATCGAACGCCTGAAAACTGAAGGGGTGGTGCAATGA
- a CDS encoding MFS transporter, giving the protein MKSTTTLLVTCSTVFLAQLGMSIYLPALPEMARHLSADASQVSWGLAVYLIGMALPMLFWGSLGQRIGRKPVLLAALGLYGVGNLALPLGQTLESFLFFRLVQGLGASGISVMARVLIRDSFRGDLLAKALSWLSISFVVALGIGQYLGSIIQVALGWPAIFYLLGSVSLLLAMVVARVTFPTRVEDNVQSAAWPSYWRILRDRAFLLPALTGGLGYGVIIAFNTAAPLILQGPFNWSAVEYGLLGWPISAAYFLGALGVNGLVLRTGQRRLMTAGVGLVLAGSAVMLLGSMAGTSIALLFWLPYCVAVFGQSLNYPISLSLANDGSPVGGAYAMALSGFIHQLMASVIGGIASLIASQQAWPLSLLCTLLALGAMLCVRFAPGRKTA; this is encoded by the coding sequence ATGAAGAGCACCACCACCCTCCTCGTCACCTGCAGCACCGTTTTTCTCGCGCAGTTGGGCATGAGCATTTACCTGCCAGCGCTGCCGGAAATGGCTCGACATCTGTCTGCCGACGCCTCACAGGTTTCATGGGGATTGGCGGTGTATCTGATCGGCATGGCGCTGCCGATGCTGTTCTGGGGCAGTCTTGGTCAACGCATTGGCCGAAAACCGGTTCTGCTGGCGGCGCTCGGTCTCTATGGAGTGGGCAACCTTGCATTGCCCTTGGGCCAGACACTCGAATCCTTTCTGTTTTTCAGACTGGTTCAGGGCCTCGGCGCCAGCGGGATTTCGGTCATGGCCAGGGTGTTGATCCGTGACAGTTTTCGTGGCGACCTGTTGGCTAAAGCGCTGTCGTGGCTTTCAATTTCTTTCGTGGTGGCACTGGGGATTGGCCAGTACCTGGGGTCGATCATCCAGGTCGCGTTGGGCTGGCCGGCGATTTTCTACCTGCTGGGCAGTGTGAGTCTGTTGCTGGCGATGGTCGTGGCAAGGGTCACGTTCCCGACGCGGGTGGAAGACAATGTTCAGTCGGCCGCGTGGCCGAGCTACTGGCGCATTCTGCGTGATCGAGCCTTCCTGCTTCCGGCGCTCACCGGCGGGCTGGGTTATGGGGTGATCATCGCGTTCAACACCGCGGCGCCGTTGATTCTGCAAGGACCGTTCAACTGGTCGGCTGTGGAGTACGGGTTATTGGGTTGGCCAATCAGTGCGGCGTATTTCCTGGGGGCCTTGGGGGTCAACGGTTTGGTGTTGCGCACCGGTCAGCGTCGGTTGATGACGGCGGGTGTGGGACTGGTACTGGCCGGTAGTGCGGTGATGTTGCTGGGGAGCATGGCTGGCACTTCGATTGCGCTGCTGTTCTGGTTGCCCTACTGCGTTGCGGTGTTTGGCCAGTCGTTGAATTACCCGATCAGCCTGTCGCTGGCCAACGACGGTTCGCCGGTCGGCGGAGCTTATGCGATGGCGTTGAGCGGGTTCATCCATCAACTGATGGCGTCCGTCATTGGTGGGATTGCCAGTCTGATAGCCAGTCAGCAGGCATGGCCGCTGTCACTGTTATGTACGTTGCTGGCCTTGGGCGCGATGCTCTGCGTGAGGTTTGCGCCCGGCCGTAAAACCGCTTAG
- a CDS encoding LysR family transcriptional regulator produces MLQKSLIRRLDLITLQLFVAVHEEGTLTRAATREAIAVSAASKRLMELEEALGISLFVRQAKGMTLTPAGETLLHHARQMLFNVEKMGLELGEHSHGIRGYVRMLANLSAIIQFLPEDLRDFSERHPQVKTDLEERPSSGVIQGVLDGVADLGICSSDSDVKGLHSVLYRQDKLVVLMLPDHPLARRSSLAFADTLDSDYVGLHAASSINMRTHAAARQAGKVLRLRIHVPGFDAMCRMVQANMGIGILPQKAYELFGRALGLHAVPLTDDWSDRALILVVRNEAALSPVSRMLFEQLRGQV; encoded by the coding sequence ATGCTGCAAAAAAGCCTGATCCGCCGCCTCGACCTCATCACCCTCCAGCTGTTCGTCGCCGTCCACGAAGAAGGCACGCTCACCCGTGCCGCGACCCGCGAAGCCATCGCGGTGTCGGCGGCGAGCAAGCGCTTGATGGAGCTGGAAGAGGCGCTGGGCATCAGTCTGTTCGTGCGACAGGCCAAGGGCATGACCCTGACGCCGGCCGGCGAAACCCTGTTGCACCATGCCCGGCAGATGCTGTTCAACGTCGAGAAAATGGGCCTTGAACTGGGCGAACACAGCCACGGCATTCGCGGTTATGTGCGGATGCTCGCCAACCTGTCGGCGATCATTCAATTCCTGCCCGAAGACCTGCGGGACTTTTCCGAGCGTCATCCGCAGGTCAAGACCGACCTTGAAGAACGTCCCAGCAGCGGTGTGATTCAAGGTGTGCTGGATGGTGTGGCGGACCTCGGGATCTGTTCCAGCGACAGCGACGTCAAAGGCCTGCACAGCGTGCTGTATCGCCAGGACAAACTGGTGGTGCTGATGCTGCCGGATCATCCATTGGCCAGACGCTCCAGCCTGGCGTTCGCCGATACGCTGGACAGCGATTACGTCGGCCTGCACGCCGCCAGTTCCATCAACATGCGCACCCACGCCGCTGCGCGTCAGGCGGGCAAGGTGTTGCGATTGCGGATTCATGTGCCAGGGTTCGATGCGATGTGCCGGATGGTCCAGGCCAACATGGGCATCGGGATTTTGCCGCAGAAGGCTTACGAGTTGTTTGGCCGGGCGCTGGGGTTGCATGCGGTGCCGTTGACCGATGACTGGTCGGATCGGGCGTTGATTCTGGTGGTGCGTAATGAAGCGGCGTTGTCGCCGGTGAGCCGGATGTTGTTTGAGCAGTTGCGGGGGCAGGTCTGA
- a CDS encoding CopG family ribbon-helix-helix protein codes for MSVMSLRLPDEIADTLATLSKATGRSKSFLAVDALREYLAREAWQIEEIQKALIEADAGDFVTPEEVNAIANKWIANAR; via the coding sequence ATGTCCGTCATGTCCTTGCGCCTGCCAGACGAAATCGCCGATACCCTCGCCACTCTTTCCAAAGCCACAGGCCGCAGCAAGTCGTTTCTTGCCGTGGATGCACTGCGCGAATACCTGGCCCGGGAAGCCTGGCAAATCGAAGAAATTCAAAAAGCACTGATAGAAGCCGACGCAGGGGATTTCGTAACGCCTGAAGAAGTGAATGCAATCGCCAACAAATGGATAGCCAATGCGCGTTGA